The DNA sequence GTGGAATGACGGCTCTGCTGGCGGCCACACTCAAGTCGCAGCGCGAACTGGCGCAGACGGCCCAGCTGTACGGCGACCACAGCTTCCTGACGTTCGTGCTGACCGACGGACAGGAGAACGCAAGTCATCGCTGCCCGGATGCCCCTACCAAGAACCAGCGTGACCTGGTGCAGGCCGTGGCCAAGATGATCGAGACGCAGGAGGACAACTGGACACTGGCCGTCCTGGTGCCGGACCAGATGGGCAAGCGCGAAGCCATGCAGTGCGGTTTCCCGAAGGACAACGTCGCCATCTGGGACGCCACGAGCACACAGGGTCTGGAGGAGGCAGGGCAGGTCATCCAGCAGGCCACCGAGAACTTCATGGTGGGCCGGGCCCGGGGCATCCGGGGATCGCGGGCGGTGTTCTCCACGAGCGCGGAAGCGGTCAACAAGGACACCATCGAAGCGGCCGGCCTCACCCCGGTGGATCCCTCGGAATACCAGCTGATTCCGGTGGCTCGCGAAGCGGCGATACGGGACTGGGTCATCGAATGCGGACACACTTACCGCACCGGTTGTGCCTTCTATCAGCTGAGCAAATCGGAAAAGATCCAGGCGCGAAAGCAGATAGCAGTGCTGGAGAAGAAGACGGACCGGGTATACACGGGACCGGAAGCCCGATCCCTGCTCGGCCTGCCGGACCAGGAAGTCCGCGTCAGCCCGGACCGCAACGACGACTTCACCATCTTCGTGCAGAGCACCAGCGTTAACCGGAAACTGGTCCCCCACACCCGGCTCTTGCTCATGATCTGAGAGACCGGAATCCCCACCGGACCGACTGGCAATGTGCTCTTAAGGCGGCGCGAGCCGGGACACGAGCCCGGCCCGCCGAGGTGAGCGAGGGGCCGCGACTCCGTTGTTCGGAGACGCGGCCCCAACGCTTCCACCCCGACTCCCGCGCATCACGCCTCAGCGTTCAGAAGCGGTCCGGGGAACGCTGCGGGAGCGGGCTCCCGGAAGGTACGTCCTGCTTCCGGTCCTCCCCGGCGTCGGCGTTCGAGTCGGCCGTCGCCTGGCAGGTCATGTCCTTCGCGGGAAGCTTGCCGGTGGTCAGGTAGCCCGCCACCGTACCGTCCGTGCACGCGTTGCCGCTCGGGTAGACGCCGTGGCCCTCGCCGCCGCGGACCGTCAGCATCTTCGAGCCCTTCAGGTCGGCGTGCAGGGCCTGACCGCTGGGCAGCGGGGTCTGGGAGTCCCACTGGTTCTGCACGACCAGCGAGCCGACCTTGTTGTTCACGACGGTGGCCGGTTCAGCGGACTTGTCCCAGAACGCGCAGGGCTTGATGCTGGACGCGAAGTCGCCGAAGAGGGGATAGCGGTTCTTGTCCTCGATGGCGTCCCGCCGATAGCTCTCGGGGTCGCGGGACCAGGCGGCGGAGTTGTCGT is a window from the Streptomyces luomodiensis genome containing:
- a CDS encoding vWA domain-containing protein, which gives rise to MSGNQNYINHVALVLDASSSMSHLSRKVVEVADQQIAYLARRSKELDQETRVTVYVFADKVECVIYDKDVLRMPSLKQLYRVGGMTALLAATLKSQRELAQTAQLYGDHSFLTFVLTDGQENASHRCPDAPTKNQRDLVQAVAKMIETQEDNWTLAVLVPDQMGKREAMQCGFPKDNVAIWDATSTQGLEEAGQVIQQATENFMVGRARGIRGSRAVFSTSAEAVNKDTIEAAGLTPVDPSEYQLIPVAREAAIRDWVIECGHTYRTGCAFYQLSKSEKIQARKQIAVLEKKTDRVYTGPEARSLLGLPDQEVRVSPDRNDDFTIFVQSTSVNRKLVPHTRLLLMI